From the genome of Paracoccus seriniphilus, one region includes:
- a CDS encoding FIST N-terminal domain-containing protein encodes MNTGLIAKEGAIGPVAVQADRDADDAQESLLAGLRGIDPALVLLFTDDQTRLRDLARGLRDALPPGCLVAGCSSAGEIGPCGYTSQSVLAIGFPASEFRAHALQLSNLSGLPVSEWMTALRRMHKDFCPDPDRSLFGLLLVDGLAGQEDALVATIDAALPSVPTLGGSAGDGLEFGHTSLLLNDEIISNAAIFLMVETGLTISEVTFAHFSPTATRAVVTAALPDKRRILELNAEPAAEEYARIIGVPQDQLTPTEFARHPLLLRMGRRHHVRAISAITEDGGLSLMSAIDTGTVLTLGRADDLTQGFADALDDLPHAPLMVLGFDCILRRLALERAGLSDRMGDLFAKYRVAGFNTYGEQHSGMHVNQTFVGLAFMAPDKAAQTGNPDAA; translated from the coding sequence ATGAATACCGGCCTGATTGCAAAGGAGGGTGCCATCGGGCCGGTGGCTGTGCAGGCCGACCGCGACGCAGACGACGCTCAGGAGTCTCTTTTGGCCGGCCTGCGCGGCATCGATCCCGCATTGGTGCTGCTGTTCACCGACGATCAGACCCGGCTGCGCGATCTGGCAAGGGGGCTGCGCGACGCACTGCCGCCCGGCTGTCTTGTCGCAGGCTGTTCCTCGGCCGGGGAGATCGGGCCTTGCGGCTATACCAGCCAGAGCGTGCTGGCCATCGGATTTCCGGCTTCCGAATTCCGCGCCCATGCCCTGCAGTTGTCCAATCTGTCGGGGCTGCCGGTCTCGGAATGGATGACGGCACTACGCCGGATGCACAAGGATTTCTGTCCCGATCCGGATCGGTCGTTGTTCGGCCTGTTGCTGGTGGACGGGCTGGCCGGACAGGAGGACGCGCTGGTCGCCACCATCGACGCGGCGCTGCCCTCGGTTCCCACGCTTGGCGGCTCGGCCGGGGACGGGCTGGAGTTCGGACATACCTCGCTGCTGCTGAATGACGAGATCATTTCGAATGCAGCCATATTCCTGATGGTCGAGACCGGCTTGACCATCAGCGAGGTCACCTTTGCCCATTTCAGCCCCACCGCGACGCGCGCCGTCGTCACCGCCGCCCTGCCCGACAAGCGCCGGATCCTGGAACTGAACGCCGAACCCGCCGCCGAGGAATACGCCCGTATCATCGGCGTCCCCCAGGATCAGCTGACCCCGACCGAATTTGCCCGCCATCCGCTGTTGCTGCGCATGGGACGACGCCACCATGTCCGCGCCATCAGCGCCATCACCGAGGATGGCGGGCTGTCGCTGATGTCTGCAATCGACACCGGCACCGTGCTGACGCTGGGGCGGGCCGACGATCTGACACAGGGATTCGCCGATGCGCTGGACGATCTGCCCCATGCGCCGCTGATGGTGCTGGGCTTCGACTGCATTCTGCGACGGCTGGCACTGGAGCGCGCGGGACTCAGCGACCGGATGGGCGATCTGTTTGCCAAATATCGCGTGGCGGGTTTCAACACCTATGGCGAACAGCACAGCGGCATGCATGTGAATCAGACCTTTGTCGGACTGGCCTTCATGGCGCCGGACAAGGCTGCGCAGACTGGCAATCCCGATGCTGCGTGA